From Deltaproteobacteria bacterium, one genomic window encodes:
- a CDS encoding S-layer homology domain-containing protein, which translates to MSTSKRSGRWMAATLVGVVLLAGCGDKTKPRESVGVMDNPDSHVRRARDLMFRGDAAEADKSVGKALELNPNFGPALTLRAVIMASNRDAKAKDILEKGLAACGKARDCLYDGHVNAIRVHTHLGGGEWLATAQEYYDKAVKANKDQPDAYYWMGIAYRAAFDFTRAKDSFRQSIDSDKSAKFFTESATREWQKMGEIEMAMPGSPVGKQVAIKEEISRSDVAALFTSELDLKRLFEKTRKPDLSFKDPKQLAAAKARQEKPAPIPDVAGHPLESSIREVLDLNVKGLELIEGKFDPEKPVTKAEFAFMIQDILVRALNDTELETKFIGENSKFDDVRSDSPYYNAIVVAHSRDILKLKDFAKGYFGPNDPVNGATALLAIRQLKTSVLGAYY; encoded by the coding sequence ATGAGCACAAGCAAACGGTCGGGCCGATGGATGGCGGCAACGCTGGTGGGTGTCGTCCTGCTGGCAGGATGCGGCGACAAGACGAAGCCGCGCGAATCGGTGGGGGTGATGGACAACCCCGATTCGCATGTGCGGCGTGCCCGTGACCTGATGTTCCGTGGCGATGCGGCCGAGGCGGACAAGTCAGTCGGCAAGGCCCTCGAACTGAACCCGAACTTCGGGCCTGCGCTCACGCTGCGGGCGGTCATCATGGCATCGAACCGCGATGCCAAGGCAAAGGATATCCTTGAAAAGGGACTCGCCGCCTGCGGCAAGGCCCGCGACTGCCTGTATGACGGCCATGTGAATGCCATCCGGGTGCATACGCATCTGGGCGGCGGGGAATGGCTGGCCACGGCACAGGAGTATTACGACAAGGCGGTCAAGGCGAACAAGGACCAGCCCGACGCCTATTACTGGATGGGCATTGCCTACCGGGCGGCATTCGATTTCACCCGTGCCAAGGATTCGTTCCGCCAGTCCATAGACAGCGACAAGTCGGCCAAGTTCTTCACCGAGTCGGCCACCCGCGAGTGGCAGAAGATGGGCGAGATCGAGATGGCCATGCCTGGCTCGCCGGTTGGCAAGCAGGTCGCCATCAAGGAAGAGATTTCGCGGTCGGATGTTGCTGCCCTGTTCACGTCCGAACTGGACCTGAAGCGGCTCTTCGAGAAGACCAGGAAACCGGACCTTTCGTTCAAGGACCCCAAGCAGCTGGCTGCTGCGAAAGCCAGGCAGGAAAAGCCTGCTCCCATTCCGGATGTGGCCGGTCATCCGCTCGAATCGAGCATCCGCGAGGTTCTGGATCTCAACGTGAAGGGTCTGGAACTGATCGAGGGCAAGTTTGACCCCGAGAAGCCGGTGACCAAGGCCGAGTTCGCGTTCATGATCCAGGATATTCTCGTCCGGGCCCTGAACGACACGGAACTGGAAACCAAGTTCATCGGGGAAAACTCCAAGTTTGATGACGTGCGGAGCGATAGCCCGTACTACAATGCCATCGTGGTTGCCCATTCCCGGGATATCCTGAAGCTCAAGGATTTCGCCAAGGGCTATTTCGGCCCGAATGATCCGGTCAACGGCGCCACCGCCCTGCTTGCCATCCGGCAGCTCAAGACCTCGGTCCTGGGCGCCTACTACTGA
- a CDS encoding LPP20 family lipoprotein produces the protein MFPIFTRRALIAAAFTAAALIVPAQAQQTQISKAGEYIQKTEKGDINWTILKMKVKGQAAPNPKHTNPAQARIAAERAAKMDALRNALEVVKGVAITSSSTVEDFMLTSDTVKAEVNGVIQGAIVVDTTYQSDTGVSVFIEVPIMGELAEILMPKELGSAVPPEVAPGSPAPAIDGQVYTGLIIDATGLGVRPAMSPQVLDENGAVLYSAATVSREYALQMGLVGYARDVATARANDRVGASPLVIKAKGKQGDKSADVVLSAADAARLNQIIQHQSFLTHCRVVIVL, from the coding sequence ATGTTTCCGATTTTCACTCGTAGGGCCCTGATCGCCGCCGCCTTTACGGCGGCTGCCCTGATCGTTCCGGCGCAGGCCCAGCAGACCCAGATTTCCAAGGCTGGGGAATACATCCAGAAGACCGAAAAGGGCGATATAAACTGGACGATTCTCAAGATGAAGGTGAAGGGGCAGGCTGCTCCGAACCCGAAGCACACGAACCCGGCCCAGGCCCGGATCGCCGCCGAGCGGGCTGCCAAGATGGACGCCCTCCGCAATGCCCTTGAAGTGGTGAAGGGCGTGGCGATCACGTCGTCGAGCACGGTCGAGGACTTCATGCTGACCAGCGACACGGTCAAGGCCGAAGTCAACGGCGTGATTCAGGGCGCCATCGTGGTCGACACGACCTACCAGAGTGATACCGGCGTGTCGGTGTTCATCGAAGTGCCGATCATGGGCGAACTGGCGGAGATACTGATGCCCAAGGAACTGGGTTCGGCCGTTCCCCCGGAAGTTGCGCCCGGCTCTCCGGCTCCCGCAATTGACGGCCAGGTTTATACGGGTCTGATTATTGATGCGACTGGCTTGGGCGTCCGTCCGGCCATGAGTCCTCAGGTTCTGGATGAAAACGGCGCTGTGCTCTATTCGGCCGCTACGGTCAGCCGTGAATATGCGCTGCAGATGGGGCTCGTCGGCTATGCCCGCGATGTCGCCACGGCCCGTGCCAACGATCGCGTGGGTGCTTCGCCCCTCGTCATCAAGGCCAAGGGCAAGCAGGGCGACAAGTCGGCTGACGTGGTGCTCTCGGCGGCGGATGCCGCCCGGCTGAACCAGATCATCCAGCACCAGAGTTTCCTCACCCATTGCCGGGTGGTGATTGTCCTGTAG
- a CDS encoding carboxypeptidase regulatory-like domain-containing protein translates to MAVRRAFLLAVLALFSAASSVRAETEVLTGKHRIVYDIVSVTGVEELRDYENNSYRLKVLQKPDPYTVQLLVEAKLDPLVSKSPFPFPADQLRADVRKFMGPEDRIQTGHPAIASRAREVTAGAKTVLEAAERISDWVRDTLTYDASPSVQQDALSVIQTRRGSCVGYSTLTVAMLRSVGIPARYVGGYLPVGYDWGISKNYWGVKTSGGGYHAWSEIFYPDAGWAFTDGEYSKNFVDPYHIVRYIGGHYGQQAQIGEATLNVDMGVTYTVVEEENTTFPIDAYPQPKNKILGRATRPQQAASAFGMVKDSLGNFVESGKIILWEGTRGTVTRFNRNRYSLTGLAPGAYRVTLEADGYSKTDMEITVAARQVLRNDITLKIGARVVVDLNPRPPRSALADAEVFLWQGSRGTGQMFDDDGRIVLGGLEPGVEYTLAVSIPGYATAEEKVVVKAGDQRELKLGLKPGAVLQGTVKDKSGSPVPSARVILWKGARGTPKPVGSDGGFRLIGAGVGTHKISVRADGYRDWNQDLAVEPGKTSYQLNVILEKR, encoded by the coding sequence ATGGCAGTCCGGCGAGCGTTCCTTCTGGCAGTTCTCGCGCTGTTTTCCGCCGCTTCGTCCGTCCGCGCCGAGACGGAAGTCCTGACCGGCAAGCACCGCATTGTCTACGACATCGTGAGTGTGACGGGTGTCGAGGAACTCCGGGATTACGAGAACAATTCCTACCGGCTGAAGGTTCTCCAGAAGCCGGATCCTTACACGGTGCAACTCCTGGTGGAAGCGAAGCTGGACCCATTGGTGTCGAAGTCTCCGTTTCCGTTCCCGGCGGACCAGCTTCGGGCCGATGTACGCAAGTTTATGGGCCCTGAGGACCGCATACAGACCGGACATCCCGCGATCGCCTCCCGCGCGCGGGAGGTGACCGCCGGTGCAAAAACCGTCCTCGAAGCCGCTGAACGGATATCTGACTGGGTGCGTGACACGCTTACCTACGATGCATCGCCGTCGGTCCAGCAGGACGCCCTGAGCGTGATCCAGACGCGGCGGGGTTCATGTGTTGGCTACTCCACACTGACGGTGGCGATGCTCCGGTCCGTGGGGATACCGGCCCGGTACGTGGGTGGCTACCTACCGGTCGGATACGACTGGGGCATTTCCAAAAACTACTGGGGCGTGAAAACGTCGGGTGGCGGCTACCACGCGTGGAGCGAGATTTTTTATCCCGACGCGGGCTGGGCCTTTACCGACGGCGAGTATTCCAAGAATTTCGTCGATCCCTATCACATCGTCCGGTACATCGGCGGACACTACGGGCAGCAGGCGCAGATCGGCGAGGCGACGCTGAACGTGGACATGGGCGTCACGTACACGGTGGTTGAGGAAGAGAACACGACTTTTCCCATCGACGCCTATCCGCAGCCGAAGAACAAGATACTTGGCCGTGCGACACGGCCCCAGCAGGCGGCGAGCGCTTTCGGGATGGTGAAGGACAGCCTCGGAAACTTCGTCGAGTCGGGCAAGATCATTCTGTGGGAAGGCACCCGGGGGACCGTCACCCGCTTCAACCGCAACCGGTACTCGCTCACGGGGCTGGCGCCGGGGGCCTACCGTGTGACCCTGGAAGCCGACGGCTATTCGAAAACGGACATGGAGATCACCGTGGCGGCCCGTCAGGTACTCAGGAACGATATTACCCTGAAGATCGGCGCCCGTGTCGTGGTGGACCTGAACCCGCGTCCGCCGCGCTCCGCACTTGCGGATGCGGAAGTGTTCCTCTGGCAGGGGAGCCGCGGCACCGGCCAGATGTTTGATGACGACGGCCGGATCGTGCTGGGCGGACTTGAACCGGGAGTTGAATACACGCTGGCCGTGTCCATTCCGGGCTACGCCACCGCCGAGGAGAAGGTGGTGGTCAAGGCGGGTGACCAGCGCGAATTGAAGCTGGGACTGAAGCCCGGAGCGGTGCTCCAGGGGACGGTGAAGGACAAGTCTGGCTCGCCGGTCCCGTCGGCGCGGGTGATCCTCTGGAAGGGAGCCCGCGGGACTCCGAAGCCGGTGGGCAGCGACGGCGGATTCCGCCTGATCGGAGCGGGGGTAGGCACCCACAAGATCAGCGTCCGGGCCGATGGATACCGCGACTGGAATCAGGATCTCGCCGTGGAGCCGGGTAAAACGTCGTACCAGTTGAACGTAATTCTGGAAAAACGGTGA